Proteins co-encoded in one Kribbella qitaiheensis genomic window:
- a CDS encoding ThuA domain-containing protein yields the protein MIQLRRHGTLIRALVLALIAALAIPLSATLPAQAHPGHGDETFNALIFSKTAGFRHDAIPAGIQAIKDLAAGNNFTVTATEDAAMFNDTELAKYEVVIWLSTTGDVLNADQQAAFERYIRNGGGYAGVHSASDTEYDWPWYGKLVGAYFDSHPAGTPNATVKVEDHAHPSTKDLPTTWPRTDEWYNYRTNPRGAVHVLASLDESTYTGGNMGVEHPIAWCQDYDGGRAWYTGMGHTIESYSDPAFREHLLGGIKTAAGVEPADCGASLDAGYEKVTLDDNTSNPMELSIADDGRVFYIDRNGAVKIVKTNGTVVTAATLDVYTGQEFGLLGIALDPAFATNGFIYLYYSPTGSDTYDKVSRFKLTGDTLDLASEKQVLRIDTQREQCCHAGGALEFDGQGNLFVATGDNSNPFDSDGYAPLDERGGRSAWDSQRSAANSNVLNGKVLRIHPEADGTYTVPSGNLFAAGTAKTRPEIYAMGFRNPFRIGIDPTTNHLFVADYGPDAGQSSPTRGPDGRVEWNILEKPGFYGWPYCVGNNTPYNDFDFATGTSGATFNCNAPVNNSPNNTGITQLPAAIPATMWMGKSSTGVPEVGGSGAPMTSGAYKFNPDSTSDRKWPEYFDGKAVFADWNDSRLFSVQLNDDRTKVADVSRMLQGMNFIRPHALQFGPDGALYVIEWGSGFGGNNADSGIYRIDYVQGNRAPIAQFTTDKTSGPVPLDVAFDSAGSRDPDGQPITLAWDFDGDGTTDSTEAKPSHIYTTPGVFTARLTVTDSDGRTAVSNKTITAGNTAPTITVDGPVDGGFFDFGDTIHYKVTVTDPEDGTIDCNDVITQPGLGHDEHAHPYEQYHGCEGTFPLPGDEGHVGANIFGIVTVTYTDQGAPGSGRITTQKVIQLQPKTREAEFFDETGGPGATPGVQVEDTGDVAGGGKNIGFIEDGDWWGWKPTNLTGIDQIQLRAASPDAGATVQVRQGSPTDGPVIATIQVTPTGAWQTYGNFTAPVSGASLASGPLYFVKTTGQLNVNWVKFIGKGVTENERPAVTVTASTVQGPAPLKVDFTAAATDPEGDLPLSYVWSFGDGATATGASVSHTYTIAGTHMATVKVTDARGAAGSASVSVKVDATAPPTCLTGRSDGFDGTSVNTSRWNSIVRGNQELAVSNGNLNLPLTATDIYGTGNTGTPNLVLQSLPAGAWQATTKFTLPARLAYQQAGLIVYGDDDNYAKMVIQGRNTTSSAADRVFQFIREENAVPNEVAASNTANLGADYPDTVWVRFTSDGVNLKASYSADGATFTEMSETKQLAGIANPKIGLFGLANRTEALPITAQFDYFTITPDDTAEQPTPDDEFTGTTLDACRWSASVRPDPTAYRVTGDKLEIDTGKGDIYQGTATNPKNLLLQPAPDGNWTIETKVDGSAFDEAYQQAGLMLYADDANYVKFDFLASNAPGGTVSRGIELRSEVANAIVEPAPNASPAPTQGVWYLRLAKSGTTFTGSYSADGFAWTALPAVTNTAVGSAKFGIYAFGVDQVASKTAKFDYFKLVKDTVAPQVNLSLNPGTPSGLGGWWNDAVVATAMGTDDQPGQVYLERKIDDGDWAEYTAPITVSAEGTHTVQVRASDTAGNVSPAESVTVKLDRSAPKATVTGMTSGGTLGVASVATVAATATDALSGVASVALTVDGKPVPAGGKLDGVALGLGAHVLAVTTKDKAGNTAVTNVPFTVTVSYAEATKLVERYRVAKTLPSATATILKVQLARAEQQQTRGHRAVAIVAMNLFLAQAATVSDVPARTLLTAVGQDLLARI from the coding sequence ATGATCCAGCTACGCCGGCACGGAACGCTCATCCGTGCCCTCGTGCTCGCCCTGATCGCCGCGTTGGCGATCCCCTTGTCAGCGACACTTCCCGCGCAGGCCCATCCCGGGCACGGGGACGAGACCTTCAACGCGCTGATCTTCAGCAAGACCGCCGGCTTCCGGCACGACGCGATCCCGGCCGGGATCCAGGCGATCAAGGACCTCGCCGCCGGCAACAACTTCACCGTCACCGCGACCGAGGACGCGGCGATGTTCAACGACACCGAGCTGGCGAAGTACGAGGTCGTCATCTGGCTGTCCACCACCGGTGACGTGCTGAACGCGGACCAGCAGGCGGCGTTCGAGCGCTACATCCGCAACGGCGGCGGCTATGCGGGCGTCCACTCGGCTTCGGACACGGAGTACGACTGGCCCTGGTACGGCAAGCTCGTCGGCGCGTACTTCGACAGCCACCCGGCCGGTACGCCGAACGCGACCGTGAAGGTCGAGGACCACGCGCACCCGTCCACCAAGGATCTGCCGACCACCTGGCCACGCACCGACGAGTGGTACAACTACCGGACCAATCCGCGCGGAGCAGTTCACGTGCTCGCGTCGCTCGACGAGTCGACGTACACGGGCGGGAACATGGGCGTCGAGCACCCGATCGCGTGGTGCCAGGACTACGACGGCGGCCGCGCCTGGTACACCGGCATGGGCCACACGATCGAGTCGTACTCCGATCCGGCGTTCCGCGAGCACCTGCTCGGCGGGATCAAGACGGCGGCGGGCGTGGAGCCGGCCGACTGTGGCGCCTCGCTGGATGCCGGCTACGAGAAGGTCACGCTGGACGACAACACCTCCAACCCGATGGAGCTGTCGATCGCCGATGACGGCCGGGTCTTCTATATCGACCGCAACGGCGCCGTGAAGATCGTCAAGACCAACGGCACCGTCGTCACCGCGGCCACCCTGGACGTCTACACCGGCCAGGAGTTCGGCCTGCTCGGGATCGCGCTCGACCCCGCGTTCGCCACCAACGGCTTCATCTATCTCTACTACTCGCCGACCGGATCCGATACCTACGACAAGGTGTCCAGATTCAAGCTCACCGGGGACACCCTCGATCTGGCCAGTGAGAAACAGGTCCTGCGGATCGACACCCAGCGCGAACAGTGTTGCCACGCGGGTGGCGCACTCGAGTTCGATGGCCAGGGCAACCTTTTCGTCGCCACCGGCGACAACAGCAACCCGTTCGACTCGGACGGCTACGCGCCGCTCGACGAGCGCGGCGGCCGCTCGGCCTGGGACTCCCAGCGCAGCGCGGCGAACAGCAACGTGCTGAACGGCAAGGTGCTCCGGATCCACCCGGAGGCGGACGGCACCTACACGGTCCCGTCGGGCAACCTGTTCGCGGCCGGTACGGCGAAGACCCGTCCCGAGATCTACGCGATGGGTTTCCGCAACCCGTTCCGGATCGGCATCGACCCGACCACCAACCACCTCTTCGTGGCCGACTACGGCCCGGACGCTGGTCAGTCCTCGCCGACTCGCGGCCCGGACGGCCGGGTGGAGTGGAACATCCTCGAGAAGCCCGGCTTCTACGGCTGGCCGTACTGCGTGGGCAACAACACGCCGTACAACGACTTCGACTTCGCCACCGGTACTTCGGGCGCCACGTTCAACTGCAACGCGCCGGTGAACAACTCGCCCAACAACACGGGCATCACCCAGCTGCCGGCCGCGATCCCCGCGACCATGTGGATGGGCAAGTCGAGTACCGGTGTACCGGAGGTCGGTGGCAGTGGCGCACCGATGACGAGTGGCGCGTACAAGTTCAACCCGGACAGCACCTCCGACCGGAAGTGGCCGGAGTACTTCGACGGCAAGGCCGTGTTCGCCGACTGGAACGACAGCCGGTTGTTCTCGGTGCAACTGAACGACGACCGGACCAAGGTCGCGGACGTCTCCCGGATGCTGCAGGGGATGAACTTCATCCGGCCGCATGCGTTGCAGTTCGGACCAGACGGTGCCTTGTACGTGATCGAGTGGGGGAGCGGGTTCGGTGGTAACAACGCTGACTCCGGCATCTACCGGATCGACTATGTACAGGGGAATCGGGCGCCGATAGCCCAGTTCACGACGGACAAGACCTCCGGCCCGGTGCCACTGGATGTCGCCTTCGACTCGGCCGGATCACGAGATCCGGACGGGCAGCCGATCACCCTTGCCTGGGACTTCGACGGTGATGGCACGACCGACAGCACCGAGGCGAAGCCGTCGCACATCTACACCACTCCTGGAGTGTTCACGGCCAGGCTGACCGTGACCGACAGCGATGGCCGGACGGCCGTCTCGAACAAGACGATCACGGCCGGCAACACCGCGCCGACGATCACGGTGGACGGCCCGGTCGACGGCGGGTTCTTCGACTTCGGCGACACGATCCACTACAAGGTGACCGTCACGGATCCCGAGGACGGCACGATCGACTGCAACGACGTGATCACCCAGCCGGGGCTCGGCCATGACGAGCACGCGCATCCGTACGAGCAGTACCACGGGTGCGAGGGGACCTTCCCGCTGCCGGGCGACGAGGGCCATGTCGGGGCGAACATCTTCGGCATCGTCACCGTCACGTACACCGACCAGGGCGCGCCGGGCTCGGGCCGGATCACCACGCAGAAGGTGATCCAGCTGCAGCCGAAGACGCGCGAGGCGGAGTTCTTCGACGAGACCGGTGGGCCGGGCGCGACTCCCGGCGTACAGGTCGAGGACACCGGCGACGTGGCCGGTGGCGGCAAGAACATCGGGTTCATCGAGGACGGCGACTGGTGGGGCTGGAAGCCGACCAACCTGACCGGGATCGACCAGATCCAGCTGCGCGCGGCCTCGCCCGATGCGGGTGCGACCGTGCAGGTACGGCAGGGTTCGCCGACGGACGGCCCCGTCATAGCGACCATCCAGGTCACGCCGACGGGTGCCTGGCAGACGTACGGCAACTTCACGGCACCGGTGAGTGGCGCGTCGTTGGCCAGTGGGCCGCTGTACTTCGTGAAGACGACGGGCCAGCTGAACGTCAACTGGGTGAAGTTCATCGGCAAGGGCGTGACCGAGAACGAGCGTCCGGCCGTCACTGTGACGGCCTCCACAGTCCAGGGACCTGCGCCGCTGAAGGTGGACTTCACGGCCGCGGCAACCGATCCCGAGGGTGACCTGCCACTGTCCTACGTCTGGAGCTTCGGCGACGGCGCCACGGCCACGGGCGCTTCCGTGAGCCACACCTACACGATTGCCGGCACCCACATGGCGACCGTGAAGGTGACTGACGCCCGCGGTGCCGCCGGTAGCGCGAGTGTCAGCGTCAAGGTGGACGCAACCGCTCCACCGACCTGCCTGACCGGCCGATCGGACGGCTTCGACGGTACGTCGGTCAACACGTCCCGCTGGAACTCGATTGTCAGAGGCAACCAGGAACTTGCCGTCAGCAACGGAAACCTGAATCTGCCGCTGACCGCGACGGACATCTACGGAACCGGCAACACCGGTACGCCGAACCTCGTGCTGCAGTCGCTCCCGGCAGGCGCCTGGCAGGCGACGACGAAGTTCACCTTGCCGGCCCGTCTCGCTTACCAGCAGGCCGGGTTGATCGTCTACGGCGACGACGACAACTACGCCAAGATGGTGATCCAGGGCCGGAACACCACCTCCTCGGCCGCGGACCGGGTCTTCCAATTCATTCGCGAGGAGAACGCGGTACCGAACGAGGTCGCGGCGTCGAACACGGCCAACCTCGGCGCGGACTACCCGGACACCGTCTGGGTGCGGTTCACCAGTGACGGTGTGAACCTGAAGGCGTCGTACAGCGCTGACGGTGCGACCTTCACGGAGATGTCGGAGACCAAGCAGCTGGCCGGGATCGCCAACCCGAAGATCGGTCTCTTCGGCCTGGCCAACCGGACCGAGGCATTGCCGATCACCGCGCAGTTCGACTACTTCACCATCACCCCGGACGACACCGCCGAGCAGCCCACACCGGATGACGAGTTCACCGGTACGACGCTCGACGCCTGCCGGTGGTCCGCGAGCGTGCGGCCCGACCCCACGGCGTACCGGGTGACCGGTGACAAACTCGAGATCGACACTGGCAAGGGCGACATCTACCAGGGCACGGCCACGAACCCGAAGAACCTGCTGCTGCAGCCGGCTCCCGACGGCAACTGGACGATCGAGACCAAGGTGGACGGGTCGGCCTTCGACGAGGCGTACCAGCAGGCGGGCCTGATGCTGTACGCCGATGACGCGAACTACGTGAAGTTCGACTTCCTTGCCAGCAACGCACCCGGTGGCACCGTCAGCCGGGGGATCGAGTTGCGCAGCGAGGTCGCGAACGCGATCGTCGAGCCGGCTCCGAACGCCTCACCGGCACCCACCCAGGGCGTCTGGTACCTGAGGCTGGCCAAGAGCGGGACGACCTTCACCGGCTCGTACTCCGCCGACGGCTTCGCCTGGACCGCCTTGCCGGCCGTGACGAACACGGCCGTCGGATCGGCCAAGTTCGGGATCTACGCCTTCGGTGTGGATCAGGTCGCGTCGAAGACGGCGAAGTTCGACTACTTCAAGCTGGTCAAGGACACGGTGGCGCCGCAGGTCAATCTGTCGCTGAACCCGGGCACGCCGTCCGGTCTCGGCGGCTGGTGGAACGACGCGGTGGTCGCCACGGCGATGGGTACGGACGATCAGCCCGGTCAGGTCTACCTGGAACGGAAGATCGACGACGGGGACTGGGCCGAGTACACGGCTCCGATCACCGTGTCGGCCGAGGGCACGCACACCGTGCAGGTCCGGGCGAGTGACACCGCCGGGAACGTCTCGCCGGCGGAGTCCGTGACGGTCAAGCTCGATCGGAGCGCGCCGAAGGCGACCGTCACCGGGATGACCAGTGGCGGGACGCTCGGGGTGGCCTCCGTGGCGACAGTGGCCGCGACCGCGACGGACGCGTTGTCCGGAGTGGCCTCGGTAGCGCTGACCGTGGACGGGAAGCCCGTCCCCGCGGGCGGAAAGCTGGACGGCGTGGCACTCGGGCTCGGCGCTCACGTGCTCGCCGTCACGACGAAGGACAAGGCCGGCAACACCGCGGTGACCAACGTTCCGTTCACGGTCACCGTGTCGTACGCCGAAGCCACCAAGCTGGTCGAGCGGTACCGGGTCGCCAAGACGTTGCCATCGGCAACAGCGACGATCCTCAAGGTGCAGCTCGCCCGGGCCGAACAGCAGCAGACCCGGGGCCATCGGGCCGTGGCGATCGTCGCCATGAACCTGTTCCTGGCCCAGGCGGCGACGGTCAGCGACGTACCTGCCCGGACGCTGCTGACAGCTGTGGGTCAGGACCTGTTGGCGAGGATCTGA
- a CDS encoding sugar phosphate isomerase/epimerase family protein, with protein sequence MARPITLFTGQWADLPFEEVARLASEWGYEGLEIACWGDHLDVRKAAEDESYVRNRLDILAKYNLKVWTISNHLLGQAVCDDPIDQRHQAILPAHIWGDGDAEGVRQRAAEEMATTARAARALGVDVVVGFTGSSIWKTVAMFPPVPQSMVDAGYQDFADRWNPILDVFDEVGVRFAHEVHPSEIAYDYWSTTATLAAIGHREAFGLNWDPSHFVWQDLDPVGFLWDFKDRIYHVDCKDAKRQVGNGRNGRMGSHLAWGDPRRGWDFVSTGHGDVPWEACFRMLNTIGYTGPISVEWEDAGMDRLVGAAEALQFVKTLAFDPPTASFDAAFSS encoded by the coding sequence ATGGCACGACCGATCACCCTGTTCACGGGCCAGTGGGCCGACCTGCCGTTCGAGGAGGTGGCCCGGCTGGCGTCCGAATGGGGCTACGAAGGCCTGGAGATCGCCTGCTGGGGTGATCATCTGGACGTCCGGAAGGCGGCCGAGGACGAGTCGTACGTCCGGAACCGGCTGGACATCCTGGCGAAGTACAACCTGAAGGTCTGGACGATCTCCAACCACCTGCTCGGCCAGGCGGTCTGCGACGACCCGATCGACCAGCGGCACCAGGCGATCCTGCCCGCGCACATCTGGGGCGACGGGGACGCCGAGGGCGTTCGGCAGCGGGCCGCCGAGGAGATGGCCACGACCGCACGGGCCGCCCGGGCGCTCGGGGTGGATGTCGTCGTCGGCTTCACCGGATCGTCGATCTGGAAGACGGTGGCGATGTTCCCGCCGGTACCGCAGTCGATGGTCGACGCCGGCTACCAGGACTTCGCCGATCGGTGGAACCCGATCCTGGACGTCTTCGACGAGGTCGGCGTCCGGTTCGCGCACGAGGTGCACCCGTCGGAGATCGCGTACGACTACTGGTCGACGACCGCCACGCTGGCGGCGATCGGGCACCGCGAGGCCTTCGGCCTGAACTGGGACCCCAGCCATTTCGTCTGGCAGGACCTCGACCCGGTCGGCTTCCTCTGGGACTTCAAGGACCGGATCTACCACGTCGACTGCAAGGACGCGAAGCGTCAGGTCGGCAACGGCCGCAACGGCCGGATGGGCTCGCACCTGGCCTGGGGCGACCCGCGGCGCGGCTGGGACTTCGTCTCCACCGGCCACGGCGACGTCCCGTGGGAGGCGTGTTTCCGGATGCTCAACACGATCGGCTACACCGGCCCGATCTCGGTCGAGTGGGAAGACGCCGGCATGGACCGCCTGGTCGGTGCGGCCGAGGCCCTGCAGTTCGTCAAGACCCTCGCCTTCGACCCGCCGACCGCGTCCTTCGACGCGGCGTTCTCCTCCTGA
- a CDS encoding DUF1996 domain-containing protein, with the protein MFKKRKKVLSAGGIAALTLAALLTAATGNSAQADNLVTHHEFQVNCTVHHRATNDPIVFPNMPGASHEHSFVGNTSTNAATTFESLTATGPYTNTCLNPDDNSAYWWPTMFRGDQPIIQTWAQTIYYKSGILRYQDVRPFPPGIRFVVGSPAATQEQFRTAPGAVEGWECGNTTHNWDFPANCPAGTQLNVRYQAPSCWDGVHLDSADHKSHMAYPVNLVCPADHPVALPMLEFKIAFPADGDESQIHLASGRGYSWHYDFFNAWDPQTLAALVSHCINGGLQCNSRGFDLYKPDRGQVLGDNYRLPGRP; encoded by the coding sequence GTGTTCAAGAAAAGGAAGAAAGTCCTGTCCGCCGGCGGCATCGCCGCCCTCACCCTGGCCGCGCTGCTGACAGCCGCGACCGGTAACTCCGCCCAGGCCGACAACCTGGTCACGCACCATGAGTTCCAGGTGAACTGCACGGTCCATCACCGCGCGACCAACGACCCGATCGTGTTCCCGAACATGCCGGGCGCCTCCCACGAACACAGCTTCGTGGGCAACACCAGCACGAACGCAGCGACCACGTTCGAGTCGCTGACCGCGACCGGACCGTACACGAACACCTGCCTCAATCCGGACGACAACTCGGCGTACTGGTGGCCGACCATGTTCCGGGGCGACCAGCCGATCATCCAGACCTGGGCGCAGACCATCTACTACAAGTCGGGCATCCTGCGGTACCAGGACGTCCGTCCGTTCCCGCCAGGCATCCGGTTCGTCGTCGGCAGCCCGGCCGCGACCCAGGAACAGTTCCGGACCGCACCCGGTGCCGTCGAGGGCTGGGAGTGCGGCAACACCACGCACAACTGGGACTTCCCGGCGAACTGCCCGGCCGGGACCCAGCTGAACGTCCGCTACCAGGCGCCGAGTTGCTGGGACGGTGTCCACCTGGACTCCGCCGATCACAAGAGCCACATGGCCTACCCGGTCAACCTCGTCTGTCCGGCCGACCACCCGGTCGCGCTGCCGATGCTCGAGTTCAAGATCGCGTTCCCCGCTGACGGCGACGAGAGCCAGATCCATCTGGCCAGCGGGCGCGGGTACTCCTGGCACTACGACTTCTTCAACGCCTGGGACCCGCAAACGCTGGCGGCGCTGGTGAGCCACTGCATCAACGGTGGCCTGCAGTGCAACTCGCGTGGCTTCGACCTCTACAAGCCCGACCGGGGTCAGGTCCTCGGCGACAACTACCGGCTGCCCGGGCGGCCGTAG
- a CDS encoding discoidin domain-containing protein: MNFLIRHARLQPRSRRRRVRSAIAATVAAATVLLGNVVLAGPAQAATLLSQGKPVTSSADEGAGTPASAAVDGNLNTRWSTPFSDPQWLQVDLGASADVSQIVLRWEAAYATAYRIEVSSNAQNWNPIYSTTTGHGGTETLNVTGNGRYVRFYGTQRVGGYGYSLWEFEVHGTPGGSGPPPGTGTVRVAGSQGNWQLLVNNAPFTIKGLTWGPPANEAAQRLPDLKSIGVNTVRTWGTDAGSKPLFDAAAANGMRVIAGYWLQPGGGPGSGGCVNYVTDATYKANMLAEIRRWTTEYKDNQGVLLWNVGNESVLGMQNCFSGTELENQRIAYAKFVNDATKAIHAIDPNHPVTSTDAWTGAWPYFKQYTPDLDLLAVNSYGHICDVKQDWINGGYTKPYIVTEAGPAGEWEVPNDANGVPNEPTDLQKRNGYLQAWNCITGHAGVALGATLFHYGTENDFGAVWFNLTPAGEKRLSWYAVRQAFGGQQGGNTAPVINNMTLSRTTDVPAGGTISVNVNVTDPDGDALTHEFKVGGKYIDGSGALVGTPSSGNGPFTVTVPQRLGVWKLYDYVRDGHGNVGIETRSFRVVAPPVEGTNIARGKTVTASSYQQVGNGAPYPPSNVTDGNNTTRWASDWSDPQWIQVDLGSVQSFDRVQLIWEGAFARSYRIEASDDGNNWRQVYTTADGNGDVDDLALTGSGRYVRLTGTQRGTGFGYSLYEFGIYRR, from the coding sequence ATGAATTTCCTGATAAGACACGCCCGGCTGCAGCCCCGAAGTCGCAGACGTCGTGTCCGTTCGGCGATCGCGGCCACGGTCGCGGCCGCCACCGTCCTGCTCGGCAACGTCGTCCTGGCCGGACCCGCCCAGGCCGCAACCCTGCTCTCACAGGGCAAACCGGTGACTTCCTCCGCCGACGAAGGCGCCGGTACGCCGGCCTCCGCGGCAGTGGACGGCAATCTGAACACGCGCTGGTCGACGCCCTTCAGCGATCCCCAGTGGCTCCAGGTCGACCTCGGCGCGTCCGCGGACGTGAGTCAGATCGTGCTGCGCTGGGAGGCGGCGTACGCCACGGCTTACCGGATCGAGGTGTCGAGCAACGCCCAGAACTGGAACCCGATCTACAGCACCACCACCGGCCACGGAGGTACGGAGACGCTCAACGTGACCGGCAACGGTCGCTATGTGCGCTTCTACGGCACTCAGCGCGTCGGCGGCTACGGCTATTCGCTGTGGGAGTTCGAAGTCCACGGCACTCCCGGTGGCAGCGGACCGCCTCCGGGCACCGGCACCGTGCGGGTCGCGGGCAGTCAGGGCAACTGGCAGCTGCTGGTGAACAACGCGCCCTTCACGATCAAGGGCCTCACCTGGGGTCCGCCGGCGAACGAGGCGGCCCAGCGCCTGCCCGACCTGAAGTCGATCGGCGTCAACACCGTCCGCACCTGGGGGACGGACGCGGGTTCCAAGCCGCTCTTCGATGCCGCGGCTGCGAACGGCATGCGCGTGATCGCCGGCTACTGGCTCCAGCCTGGTGGTGGACCCGGTAGCGGTGGCTGCGTCAACTACGTCACCGACGCGACGTACAAGGCCAACATGCTGGCCGAGATCCGGCGCTGGACCACGGAGTACAAGGACAACCAGGGTGTGCTGCTCTGGAACGTCGGCAACGAGTCGGTGCTCGGCATGCAGAACTGCTTCTCCGGCACCGAGCTGGAGAACCAGCGCATCGCGTATGCCAAGTTCGTCAACGACGCGACCAAGGCGATCCACGCGATCGACCCGAACCACCCGGTCACCTCGACCGACGCCTGGACCGGCGCATGGCCGTACTTCAAGCAGTACACGCCTGACCTCGACCTGCTCGCAGTGAACTCGTACGGGCACATCTGCGATGTCAAGCAGGACTGGATCAACGGCGGCTACACCAAGCCGTACATCGTCACCGAGGCCGGGCCGGCTGGTGAGTGGGAGGTCCCGAACGACGCCAACGGAGTACCGAACGAGCCTACGGACCTCCAGAAGCGCAATGGCTACCTGCAGGCCTGGAACTGCATCACCGGGCACGCGGGTGTCGCACTCGGCGCCACGCTGTTCCACTACGGCACCGAGAACGACTTCGGGGCTGTCTGGTTCAACCTCACGCCGGCCGGCGAGAAGCGGCTGTCGTGGTACGCCGTACGGCAGGCCTTCGGTGGTCAGCAGGGCGGCAACACGGCACCGGTGATCAACAACATGACGCTGAGCCGTACTACGGACGTCCCGGCCGGCGGCACCATCTCGGTGAACGTCAACGTGACCGACCCTGACGGGGACGCGTTGACGCACGAGTTCAAGGTGGGCGGCAAGTACATCGACGGCAGCGGTGCCCTGGTGGGTACGCCGTCCAGTGGCAACGGGCCGTTCACGGTCACCGTGCCGCAGCGGCTCGGGGTGTGGAAGCTGTACGACTACGTCCGTGACGGTCACGGCAACGTGGGGATCGAGACCCGGTCGTTCCGGGTCGTTGCCCCTCCGGTCGAGGGCACCAATATCGCCCGGGGCAAGACGGTGACGGCCTCGTCGTACCAGCAGGTCGGCAATGGCGCGCCGTACCCGCCGTCGAACGTGACGGACGGGAACAACACCACCCGGTGGGCCAGCGACTGGTCGGATCCGCAGTGGATCCAGGTGGATCTGGGGTCGGTGCAGTCGTTCGACCGGGTCCAGCTGATCTGGGAAGGCGCGTTCGCGCGGTCGTACCGGATCGAGGCCTCCGACGACGGCAACAACTGGCGGCAGGTCTACACCACCGCGGACGGGAACGGTGACGTCGACGATCTCGCGCTGACCGGATCGGGGCGGTACGTCCGGCTGACCGGGACCCAGCGCGGGACCGGCTTCGGCTACTCGCTCTACGAATTCGGGATCTACCGGCGCTGA
- a CDS encoding LacI family DNA-binding transcriptional regulator encodes MSTKPANREPTLEDVASVAGVSRATASRVINGSDKVNAQMIRKVRQAVETTGYTPNKAARTLVNGKTGSIALVLSGSDGSAEQVFGDPFFGRIAGGVVKHLSNEGIHPSMVLADSDEARAKAVA; translated from the coding sequence ATGAGCACGAAGCCTGCGAATCGCGAGCCCACCTTGGAAGATGTCGCCTCGGTGGCCGGCGTTTCGCGCGCGACCGCGTCCCGGGTCATCAACGGCAGCGACAAGGTCAACGCCCAGATGATCCGGAAGGTGCGGCAGGCCGTCGAAACGACCGGCTACACGCCGAACAAGGCAGCCCGGACGCTGGTGAACGGCAAGACCGGCTCGATCGCGCTGGTGCTGTCCGGGTCGGACGGCTCGGCCGAGCAGGTGTTCGGCGATCCGTTCTTCGGGCGGATCGCCGGTGGGGTGGTCAAACACCTCAGTAATGAAGGGATCCATCCTTCGATGGTGCTGGCCGATTCCGACGAGGCGCGCGCCAAGGCTGTTGCCTAA
- a CDS encoding LacI family DNA-binding transcriptional regulator, giving the protein MFVAEGLPAVLFARPGRPTPISFVDLDHDKGAALAAERLVDRGCRKIATISGPPAVLAAQDREKGFRQAMAQHGWPYIPVAVGNFTRESGELAMRRLLRDHPDLDGVFVANDLMAEGALQVLHDHGRRVPDDVAVIGFDDSLPARQSEPGLTTIAQPLEKMSAEMARLLLARIADPTIQPTSVIFAPQLVVRESA; this is encoded by the coding sequence TTGTTCGTTGCCGAGGGACTGCCTGCGGTGCTGTTCGCCAGGCCGGGTCGGCCGACGCCGATCAGCTTCGTGGATCTGGATCATGACAAGGGTGCCGCGCTGGCGGCCGAGCGGCTGGTCGACCGGGGTTGCCGGAAGATCGCCACCATCTCCGGGCCGCCGGCGGTGCTGGCGGCGCAGGACCGTGAGAAGGGGTTCCGGCAGGCGATGGCCCAGCACGGGTGGCCTTACATACCGGTTGCTGTCGGCAACTTCACCCGGGAGAGCGGCGAGCTCGCGATGAGGCGACTGCTGCGCGACCACCCCGACCTGGACGGTGTCTTCGTCGCCAACGACCTGATGGCCGAAGGGGCACTCCAGGTACTCCACGACCACGGCCGCCGGGTCCCCGACGACGTCGCGGTGATCGGCTTCGACGACAGCCTCCCGGCCCGCCAGTCCGAACCAGGCCTCACCACGATCGCCCAGCCCCTCGAGAAGATGTCCGCCGAAATGGCCCGCCTCCTGCTGGCCCGAATAGCGGACCCCACCATTCAACCCACCTCGGTCATCTTCGCTCCCCAGCTGGTAGTCCGAGAGTCCGCCTGA